GCGGGCGGCCGGCAGCTCCCCGGCCCTGGTGGTGCGCACCACCGTCTTTCTGGCGGATCTGGGGGATTTCGCGGCGGTGAATGCGATCTACGCCGAGACCTTCGGCGAGGGGGTGTCCCCGGCCCGGGCCTGTGTGGAGGTGGCCGCCCTGCCGAAGGGGGCCCGGGTGGAGATCGACTGCATCGCCCTGGTGGGCTGACGCGGGAGGGCTGACGAGCTCAGCCGGGATCCACCGGGCACTCCATCAGGGCCTGGGCCTGCGCGTCCACTTCACTGAGCCGGGCCAGGATCGCCTGCAGGTCCTGGGGGGCGAGTTCGCCGTCGCCGCCCCACTTCATGCAGGTGCTGCCGAGGCAGGTGCCCTCGCGGGCAGGGTCCCTGGCGGGATGGCTGGAGGGATGACTGGCGGAATGGCCGGCGGGATCGCGGCGGTCGCTGTCCATACGGCCCCATGTCTGGAAATCCACACTAAGCCGCCCGGATGCATCTGGTCACAGATCGCCGCGCTTCCGGTCATGGGCCAGACATACGGGCCCGGTTGAGTGAGGTCATCCCCACCAGCGGGGAGTCCTCCTCATGCAATCAGCACCATGACCACCCAACCTCTCCCCACCCGGCTGCTCGCCCTGCTGGGCGCCACGGGTCTGTGCGGCCTGGTGGCCGCGCCCTCGGCCGCCCTGGCGAGGCCGCGGGCCTGGCAGCAGCCCACCTACGTGCTGGTGCCGGCCCGGCCGGTGCCGGCCAGCCGCGTGGTGCGCAGCGTGGACCGCCGTGACTGGCGCAGCCAGAGGGTGTACGACACCTACCCGGTGCAGACCACCCCGTACCGGCGCGAGTCCCGGGTGGATGAGCTCCGAGCCGATCTGGAGCGCGAGGCGCGGCGCTGCAACACCGGCCGTCTCGTGGGCGGGCTGCTGGGCGGCGGCGCCGGCTACATCGCCTCCCAGGATGAGGGGCGGGACTGGGCCGTGCCGCTGGGCGCCCTGCTCGGCTCTCAGGTGGGCTGCAACGTGGGTGCCGGCCGCGGTCCCGCCCCCTGGTGAATCCAGGCGGCCGCCTGCCGCAGCCGCTGCCGCTCCGCCTCCAGGCGCAGGGCCTGCTCCCCGTGCGCGAGGGCCAGCCTCGCCTGGCCCCGGGCCGCCTCGGCCAGCCCCGGCAGCGGCAGCAGGCTCAGCCGCTGCAGCCCCTTCTGCAGCCGCAGACCCACTTCGAGGGCGGCGGCCCCATCGCGGGCCAGGGCCTGAAAGGCATCCTCGAGCAGATCGGCGGTGGCGAGCTGGGGCAGGCGCAGCCGGTCGTAGCGGGGTGACACCGGGGCGCTCCCCTGACGCTCCTCGCAGGCCTGCGCCCAGCGGCTGAACAGGCGCACGAAGCTGCCGATCACATGGATCGCCGTGCCGGGATCATTCACGGCGGGGGACAGCGCCCGGCTGGCGATTTCCGAGAGCACCACCAGCCCGAAGCGCGGATCGTCGTCGAAGGTGCGGCCCTCCCCGATCAGGAAGGTGTCCGCCATCCGCTGCGGCAGGTCCGGGTCCCAGGCGGCCTCGCCCCAGACCCTGGCCAGCACCCGGCTGGGGGTGATGAACGCACCGGGCAGCGAACGCACCGACACCTGCACCTCCGCCATCTCCGCCAGCAGCTGCAGGGCTCCCAGATCAATGCGCTGCAGGTAGCCCACCTGGTCGCTCCTCACCTCCACGCTGCCGGCCGGCTCGGGGGAGACCAGGGGCAGCGCGCCGAGGGTGGGGCGCTGGGCCCGATCGAGCAGGGCGCGGGCCGCCACCGCCTCGACCCGGCTGATGGTGTTGGTGACGCGGCCCAGCCGGGCGATGCGATCCACCCAGGTGACGAAGCTGAGCACCACCACCGCGAACACCAGCAGGGTGAGCAGGAAGAGGGCGAAGCGGCCGGTGCGGCCGTAGAGGCCGTTCATCAGGGCGATCAGCGCCACGATGCCGAAGATGAAGGCACCGATGAAGGTGGAGAGGGCGTACTGCGACACGTCGTCGGACAGCACCACCGCCAGGGCCCGCGGCGTGGCCACGGTGCCGGCCGAGGCGTAGGCCGAGAGCATCGAGCCGGCCGCGAACACCGCGATCACCAGCATGCTGGAGGAGATGATGCGCAGGAGGGTCTCGAGCGTGTCGACACTGATGTC
This portion of the Cyanobium sp. NIES-981 genome encodes:
- a CDS encoding DUF2254 domain-containing protein encodes the protein MARHDPITLSLRGRLAFALNRLREKLWVKPLLLCLVSLAGVALAQLADGLVPDLLLPDISVDTLETLLRIISSSMLVIAVFAAGSMLSAYASAGTVATPRALAVVLSDDVSQYALSTFIGAFIFGIVALIALMNGLYGRTGRFALFLLTLLVFAVVVLSFVTWVDRIARLGRVTNTISRVEAVAARALLDRAQRPTLGALPLVSPEPAGSVEVRSDQVGYLQRIDLGALQLLAEMAEVQVSVRSLPGAFITPSRVLARVWGEAAWDPDLPQRMADTFLIGEGRTFDDDPRFGLVVLSEIASRALSPAVNDPGTAIHVIGSFVRLFSRWAQACEERQGSAPVSPRYDRLRLPQLATADLLEDAFQALARDGAAALEVGLRLQKGLQRLSLLPLPGLAEAARGQARLALAHGEQALRLEAERQRLRQAAAWIHQGAGPRPAPTLQPT